The Polyodon spathula isolate WHYD16114869_AA chromosome 23, ASM1765450v1, whole genome shotgun sequence genome has a window encoding:
- the LOC121298327 gene encoding urocortin-3-like has product MYLGRLPLLLAALLASGVLSHVLASEGQRQGYRNVQEEGGLLAVRILSRGGVLLRSLLDGGLPSEWRAMEHRYPQRKRAAPSRPARSSPHGTRFSLSLDVPTSILSILLDLARAKDMRAKAAANAELMARIGRRK; this is encoded by the coding sequence ATGTATCTTGGCCGGCTCCCTCTGCTCCTGGCCGCTCTGCTGGCGTCGGGGGTTCTGTCCCATGTTTTGGCGAGTGAAGGTCAGCGACAGGGGTACAGAAACGTCCAGGAGGAGGGGGGCCTGCTGGCTGTGCGAATCCTGAGCCGGGGAGGGGTGCTGCTGCGCTCGCTGCTGGATGGGGGGCTTCCCTCGGAGTGGCGTGCCATGGAGCATCGCTACCCCCAGAGGAAACGGGCTGCCCCCTCCCGCCCGGCCCGGAGTAGCCCCCACGGCACtcgcttctccctctccctcgaTGTTCCCACCAGCATCCTCAGCATCCTGCTGGACCTCGCCAGGGCCAAGGACATGAGAGCCAAGGCCGCCGCCAATGCAGAGCTGATGGCACGCATCGGACGCAGGAAATAA